From the Aquitalea magnusonii genome, one window contains:
- a CDS encoding YqiA/YcfP family alpha/beta fold hydrolase, translating into MHIIYLHGFNSGPQSLKAQETASWLQQHAPGLTLHCPQLSPHPAQAIAQAETLLLSLPADTALIGSSLGGYYATVLAEKHGRKAALINPAVQPHQDLLRHLGPQHNPYSGEDYVLGEQDMQALLAMQPTGIRHGQYWLWLGSADEVLDWRLAARRYAGQRQSVFNGDDHRLSRWPAGLPALFSWLRQAD; encoded by the coding sequence ATGCACATCATCTACCTGCACGGATTCAACTCCGGACCACAATCCCTCAAGGCACAAGAAACCGCCAGTTGGCTGCAACAGCATGCCCCAGGCCTCACCCTGCACTGCCCACAACTGTCTCCCCACCCGGCGCAAGCCATTGCCCAGGCGGAGACCTTGCTACTGTCGCTGCCCGCCGATACGGCACTGATCGGCAGTTCCCTGGGCGGCTACTACGCCACAGTGCTGGCAGAAAAACATGGCCGCAAGGCGGCACTGATCAACCCGGCGGTCCAGCCGCATCAGGATTTGCTGCGCCATCTTGGCCCCCAGCACAACCCGTATTCCGGCGAGGACTATGTCCTGGGGGAGCAGGACATGCAGGCGCTGCTGGCCATGCAACCAACCGGCATCCGCCACGGGCAGTACTGGCTGTGGCTGGGCAGTGCCGACGAGGTGCTGGACTGGAGACTGGCAGCCCGCCGTTACGCCGGCCAGCGCCAGAGTGTATTCAATGGTGATGACCACCGGCTGTCGCGTTGGCCGGCTGGTCTGCCCGCCCTGTTCAGCTGGCTGCGCCAGGCGGATTGA
- a CDS encoding ATP-binding protein, with product MSQSELSQLQEQLQRYQKRYLREKTARKEAESLLEQRSRALYDANFELSTVAAQLEKIVEWRMAQLSEALLKAEMAAKAKSEFLAVMSHEIRTPLNGVLGMAELLSHSQLTREQGDQVATLQECGTSLLALINDILDLSKIDAGKLTLEQRPFNLYSLLDSVVSLFEPKAMEAGLTVTWQRPTGHAWLLGDATRLRQITSNLLSNAIKFTHQGGITVSVSMAPLEDTFDMLRLQLDVRDTGIGMTEEQMGKVFTAFEQADSTTTRRYGGTGLGLAICRRLAEAMGGRIDVSSVPGEGSCFSVYWVATTVAAPQTEAPAEIQPQAVVPASTQSLSVLVAEDNMVNQKLIIKLLDKLGYRDVLLAGNGRQALERVSQGDVELVLMDMQMPEMDGLDATRAIRQSKLPRQPHIIALTANAFDEDRERCQQAGMDDFLSKPVSLERLSAAMQRGHNHLNPPGAAS from the coding sequence ATGAGCCAGAGCGAGCTGTCCCAGTTGCAAGAGCAATTGCAGCGCTATCAGAAGCGGTATTTACGCGAGAAAACCGCCCGCAAAGAAGCCGAAAGCTTGCTGGAGCAGCGTAGCCGTGCCTTGTACGACGCCAATTTCGAGCTGTCCACCGTGGCAGCGCAACTGGAGAAAATTGTCGAATGGCGGATGGCGCAACTATCCGAGGCCTTGCTCAAGGCGGAAATGGCAGCCAAGGCCAAATCGGAATTCCTGGCGGTGATGAGTCACGAAATACGCACGCCGCTCAATGGTGTGCTGGGCATGGCCGAACTATTGTCACACAGCCAGCTGACGCGGGAGCAGGGCGATCAGGTGGCGACCTTGCAAGAATGTGGGACATCGCTGCTGGCGCTGATCAATGACATCCTTGACCTGTCCAAGATTGATGCCGGCAAGCTGACTCTGGAGCAGCGCCCCTTCAATCTGTACAGCCTGCTGGACAGCGTAGTGAGCCTGTTTGAACCCAAGGCCATGGAGGCGGGGCTGACCGTCACCTGGCAGCGCCCGACCGGCCACGCCTGGCTACTGGGCGATGCCACCCGCCTGCGGCAGATCACCAGCAATCTGCTGAGCAATGCCATCAAGTTTACCCACCAGGGCGGCATTACCGTCAGCGTGAGCATGGCGCCGCTGGAGGATACTTTCGACATGCTGCGCTTGCAGCTGGATGTGCGCGATACCGGCATCGGCATGACCGAGGAGCAGATGGGCAAGGTATTCACCGCCTTCGAGCAGGCCGACTCCACCACCACCCGCCGCTATGGCGGTACCGGGCTGGGGCTGGCCATCTGCCGCCGCCTGGCCGAAGCCATGGGCGGGCGCATTGATGTCAGCAGTGTGCCGGGGGAAGGCAGTTGCTTCAGCGTGTACTGGGTGGCCACTACGGTGGCCGCACCGCAGACAGAGGCACCCGCCGAAATACAGCCGCAGGCGGTGGTGCCGGCCAGTACCCAGTCCTTGTCGGTGCTGGTGGCCGAGGACAATATGGTCAATCAGAAACTGATCATCAAGCTGCTGGACAAGCTGGGTTATCGCGATGTGCTGCTGGCCGGCAATGGCCGTCAGGCACTGGAGCGGGTCAGCCAGGGCGATGTGGAGCTGGTGTTGATGGACATGCAGATGCCGGAGATGGACGGGCTGGATGCCACCCGTGCCATTCGCCAGAGCAAGCTGCCGCGTCAGCCGCACATCATTGCGCTGACGGCCAATGCCTTTGACGAAGACCGCGAGCGCTGCCAGCAGGCCGGCATGGATGATTTCCTGTCCAAGCCGGTTAGCCTGGAGCGGCTATCGGCGGCCATGCAGCGCGGTCACAACCATCTCAATCCGCCTGGCGCAGCCAGCTGA
- a CDS encoding heme NO-binding domain-containing protein, which produces MKGVVFTEFMEMVEARFSAEMVDDIIEDAQIKSGGAYTAVGNYPFAELVAMITALSRRSGMPTSELIFHFGHYLFGRFAVLYPYSIQSCSSSFMVFEGIEKHIHVEVQKLYPDAQLPDIQVVERDDKRMILLYRSPRCLAPLATGLIQGALDHFSEQGRITAEPLNAEGSEVRFVVELL; this is translated from the coding sequence ATGAAAGGCGTGGTGTTTACCGAATTCATGGAGATGGTGGAAGCGCGTTTTTCCGCCGAGATGGTGGATGACATTATCGAGGATGCACAGATCAAGTCCGGCGGTGCGTATACCGCGGTGGGCAACTACCCGTTTGCCGAGCTGGTGGCGATGATCACCGCGCTGTCGCGCCGCAGCGGCATGCCTACCTCGGAGCTGATCTTTCACTTCGGACATTATCTGTTTGGCCGTTTTGCCGTGCTCTATCCCTACAGTATTCAGTCCTGTAGCAGTTCTTTCATGGTGTTCGAGGGGATAGAGAAACATATCCATGTGGAGGTGCAAAAGCTCTACCCTGACGCGCAGTTGCCGGATATTCAGGTTGTGGAGCGTGACGACAAGCGGATGATATTGCTGTACCGCTCGCCACGTTGTCTGGCACCGCTTGCCACCGGGCTGATCCAGGGCGCGCTGGATCATTTCTCCGAACAAGGCCGTATCACCGCCGAGCCATTGAATGCAGAGGGTAGTGAGGTGCGCTTTGTAGTGGAGTTGCTATGA
- a CDS encoding quinone oxidoreductase family protein, translating into MSQAIRFHRHGGPEVLQLEQVLIGNPGPGEVLLQHAAIGINFIDTYQRSGLYPVPLPSGLGSEAAGTVLAVGEGVSHVAVGDRVAYAGGPLGAYSSQRLIPAAVLVKLPDSISYEVAACIMLQGMTVEYLIRRTFAVQPGMTVLWHAAAGGVGQIAVQWLASMGVRVIGTVGSAAKGELARQLGCAHVINYNQEDVVARVREITGGQGVPVVYDSVGKSTFEMSLNSLAPRGTFVSFGNASGAVPAFEPLLLSQKGSLFFTRPKLGDYVASRSELEASAQALFERLASGAIRVQPSARYALADAAQAHRDLESRRTTGSLILLP; encoded by the coding sequence ATGAGCCAGGCAATCCGTTTTCATCGCCACGGCGGCCCAGAGGTGTTGCAACTGGAACAGGTGCTGATCGGCAACCCTGGTCCGGGCGAGGTGTTGCTGCAGCATGCGGCCATCGGCATCAACTTCATCGATACCTATCAGCGCAGCGGGCTGTATCCGGTTCCGCTCCCCAGCGGCCTGGGCAGTGAAGCTGCGGGCACGGTGCTGGCGGTGGGCGAAGGGGTCAGTCATGTGGCCGTGGGCGACCGGGTGGCCTATGCGGGCGGCCCGCTGGGTGCCTACAGCAGCCAGCGCCTGATTCCCGCTGCCGTGCTGGTGAAACTGCCGGACAGCATCAGCTACGAAGTAGCCGCCTGCATCATGCTGCAAGGCATGACGGTGGAGTACCTGATCCGCCGTACCTTTGCCGTGCAGCCCGGCATGACCGTGCTGTGGCATGCCGCAGCTGGCGGCGTGGGACAGATTGCCGTGCAGTGGCTGGCATCCATGGGCGTGCGGGTGATCGGCACCGTGGGTTCCGCCGCCAAGGGTGAGCTGGCTCGCCAGCTAGGCTGCGCCCATGTGATCAACTACAACCAGGAAGACGTGGTGGCACGCGTGCGCGAGATCACCGGCGGACAAGGCGTGCCGGTAGTGTACGACTCGGTGGGGAAAAGCACTTTCGAGATGTCGCTGAACAGCCTGGCACCACGCGGCACTTTTGTCAGCTTCGGCAATGCCTCCGGTGCCGTACCGGCCTTCGAGCCGCTGCTGTTGTCACAAAAGGGTTCGCTGTTCTTCACCCGGCCCAAGCTGGGCGACTATGTGGCCAGCAGAAGCGAGCTGGAGGCATCAGCACAGGCATTGTTCGAGCGCCTTGCCAGCGGAGCCATCCGGGTGCAGCCTTCTGCCCGCTATGCGCTGGCCGATGCGGCACAGGCACACCGCGACCTGGAAAGCCGCCGTACCACAGGCTCCCTCATCCTGCTGCCCTGA
- the ompR gene encoding two-component system response regulator OmpR produces MEHNKILIVDDDAKLRELLTRYLGQQGYVVDTLPDARELDRKLARNRPDLMVLDVMMPGDDGLAVVRRLRAQGETVPVIMLTARGEDVDRILGLEMGADDYLPKPFNPRELTARIQSVLRRHHATPALAARHESDEVIEFGEFQLNLGRRELQKNQQVLSLTTAEFAVLTVLATHPRRPLTREQLMEMALGKGNGESLDRSIDVHISRLRKTLEGGDSPLRFIQTVWGYGYVFVPDGSERE; encoded by the coding sequence ATGGAACACAACAAGATTCTCATCGTCGACGACGACGCCAAGCTGCGCGAATTGCTCACCCGCTATTTGGGTCAGCAGGGCTACGTGGTGGATACCTTGCCGGATGCGCGCGAACTGGACCGCAAACTGGCGCGCAACCGCCCGGACCTGATGGTGCTGGACGTGATGATGCCGGGTGATGACGGCCTGGCGGTGGTACGCCGCCTGCGTGCCCAGGGCGAGACGGTGCCTGTCATCATGCTGACCGCGCGCGGTGAAGACGTGGACCGCATCCTGGGCCTGGAAATGGGCGCGGACGACTATCTGCCCAAGCCGTTCAACCCGCGCGAACTGACCGCGCGCATCCAGTCGGTATTGCGCCGCCACCATGCCACCCCGGCGCTGGCAGCCCGCCACGAGTCTGACGAAGTGATCGAGTTCGGCGAGTTCCAGCTTAATCTGGGTCGCCGCGAGCTGCAAAAAAACCAGCAGGTGCTGTCTCTGACCACGGCGGAATTTGCCGTGCTTACCGTACTGGCCACCCACCCGCGTCGCCCCCTCACCCGCGAACAGCTCATGGAAATGGCGCTGGGCAAGGGCAATGGCGAATCGCTGGACCGCAGCATCGACGTCCACATCTCGCGCCTGCGCAAGACACTGGAAGGCGGCGACAGCCCGCTGCGCTTCATCCAGACGGTGTGGGGCTATGGTTATGTATTTGTGCCTGACGGCAGCGAGCGGGAGTAA
- a CDS encoding ATP-binding protein, producing the protein MLRRITGSLLFRLIVLVVVVVVTTQIVTVYIAAGERHKLMDKQLYAQVVDTLAFLEGSMDNMNAAQRTAFLASYNRPGLPRLLPQEAAAHQPFDRELPRVADSLVSRLSKGLDDTVHGYMVHREDRNELWVNVHVLDTPYWLVIPFGRYSDRPIYSLMQAALLATLLATLLASLVAWRITRPIGKVVEASRELARGNMPPALQEDGPRELAALARGFNHMASALDSAARERRLMLAGLSHDLRTPLTRLKLMLELQDSSADTPDMLADIDELSRIVRQFIDFARAEESARLEPVALAELADSVVARLARSGLDVSLLRLAEPELQADALALERLLSNLLENARRYGKPPVRVEIEQNEGMVVLSVIDHGTGIPAALRESALAPFERLAEHRGTDGGSGLGLAIVSRVVKQHHGQLQFCDEADGGFRVRILLPLTTAAATA; encoded by the coding sequence GTGCTGCGCCGCATTACCGGCTCCCTGTTGTTTCGCCTGATCGTGCTGGTGGTGGTGGTGGTGGTGACCACCCAGATCGTCACTGTTTACATTGCGGCAGGCGAGCGCCACAAGCTGATGGACAAGCAGCTGTATGCACAGGTGGTGGACACGCTGGCCTTCCTGGAAGGCTCGATGGACAACATGAATGCAGCACAGCGCACTGCGTTTCTGGCCAGCTACAACCGCCCCGGCCTGCCGCGACTGCTGCCGCAGGAAGCCGCCGCCCATCAGCCATTCGACCGTGAGCTGCCACGCGTGGCCGACAGCCTGGTCAGCCGCCTGAGCAAGGGGCTGGATGATACGGTACACGGCTACATGGTTCACCGCGAGGACCGCAACGAATTGTGGGTGAACGTGCATGTGCTGGACACCCCGTACTGGCTGGTGATTCCCTTTGGCCGCTACAGTGATCGTCCCATTTACTCCTTGATGCAGGCCGCCTTGCTGGCCACCCTGCTGGCCACCTTGCTGGCCTCGCTGGTGGCCTGGCGCATCACCCGCCCCATTGGCAAGGTGGTGGAAGCCTCGCGTGAATTGGCGCGCGGCAATATGCCGCCGGCACTGCAGGAAGATGGCCCGCGTGAGCTGGCTGCCCTGGCGCGCGGCTTCAACCACATGGCCAGTGCGCTGGACAGTGCGGCACGCGAACGCAGGCTGATGCTGGCCGGCCTGTCACACGATCTGCGCACCCCGCTGACCCGGCTGAAACTGATGCTGGAATTACAGGACAGCAGCGCTGACACGCCGGACATGCTGGCCGATATCGATGAGCTGTCGCGTATCGTGCGCCAGTTCATCGACTTTGCCCGCGCCGAGGAGTCGGCACGGCTGGAGCCGGTGGCCCTGGCCGAGCTGGCGGACAGCGTGGTGGCCCGTCTGGCGCGTAGCGGACTGGATGTCAGCCTGCTGCGTCTTGCCGAACCGGAACTGCAGGCCGATGCGCTGGCATTGGAGCGCCTGCTGTCCAATCTGCTGGAAAATGCGCGCCGCTATGGCAAGCCGCCGGTACGGGTGGAAATCGAGCAGAATGAGGGCATGGTGGTGCTCAGCGTGATCGACCATGGAACCGGCATCCCGGCCGCCTTGCGCGAATCAGCCCTGGCTCCGTTTGAACGCCTGGCCGAGCACCGTGGCACCGATGGCGGCAGCGGGCTGGGACTAGCCATCGTGTCGCGCGTGGTGAAACAACACCACGGGCAACTGCAGTTCTGCGATGAAGCAGACGGTGGCTTCCGCGTGCGCATCCTGCTACCGCTCACCACTGCAGCTGCTACCGCCTGA
- a CDS encoding DMT family transporter, which yields MNRDMVGLVVLAALWGGSFLFMRVAVPELGALPLIALRLTLASLVLLPLLLLRGGLPLWRQHWLRIAVVGVFLSALPFCLIAWASHSLPAGVASVLNATTPLMTALWAIPLAGERMRLSRAAGLLLGLAGVLVLMLGRGAAFDVQSLLPVLAMLGATACYGWSGHMARRWLPGLPPLVTATGSLCSGALLLAPLALLNLPAQAPSPMVWGAVLALAVGCTSLAYLIYYRLIDRLGATRASSVTYLVPVFGVLWGALFLHEQVGLLMLLGGLLILGGVLLLGWRPRS from the coding sequence ATGAATCGCGACATGGTGGGACTGGTGGTGCTGGCGGCCTTGTGGGGTGGTTCCTTCCTGTTCATGCGGGTGGCCGTGCCCGAACTGGGAGCCTTGCCGCTGATTGCCTTACGCCTGACGCTGGCATCCCTGGTGCTGCTGCCGCTCCTGCTGCTGCGCGGTGGCCTGCCCTTGTGGCGACAGCATTGGCTGCGCATTGCCGTGGTGGGCGTGTTTCTGTCGGCCCTGCCGTTTTGCCTGATTGCCTGGGCCAGCCACAGCCTGCCGGCGGGCGTGGCATCGGTGCTGAATGCCACTACGCCGTTGATGACGGCGCTATGGGCCATTCCGCTGGCGGGGGAGCGCATGCGCTTATCGCGCGCCGCGGGCCTGCTGCTGGGGCTGGCCGGGGTGCTGGTATTGATGCTGGGGCGTGGCGCGGCATTTGACGTGCAGTCCTTGCTGCCGGTGCTGGCCATGCTGGGGGCAACCGCCTGTTATGGCTGGTCCGGGCATATGGCGCGGCGCTGGTTGCCCGGTCTGCCGCCGCTGGTGACTGCAACGGGCAGCCTGTGCAGCGGTGCGCTGCTGCTGGCCCCCCTGGCCTTGCTCAATCTGCCGGCACAGGCACCTTCACCCATGGTGTGGGGCGCGGTGCTGGCCCTGGCCGTGGGCTGCACCTCGCTGGCTTATCTCATCTATTACCGGCTGATCGACCGGCTGGGGGCCACCCGTGCCAGCAGCGTCACCTATCTGGTGCCGGTATTCGGCGTGTTGTGGGGGGCGCTCTTCCTGCACGAGCAGGTGGGGCTGCTGATGTTGCTGGGTGGGCTGCTGATTCTGGGCGGGGTATTGCTGCTGGGCTGGCGACCCCGCTCCTGA
- a CDS encoding ribonucleotide reductase subunit alpha codes for MDIPDFNALLAAARQQTEPQHLLMVFAKAVLHDDHQPQEAERFARGEGGILLPSMCLDRAADALVDFASLQAESARMGEPWQIMFVACLDGSAGGPPAAAAIEAALKRMIQTIQTGGDVSRYLAFDRNGDSVRFH; via the coding sequence ATGGACATTCCCGATTTCAACGCCCTGCTGGCTGCGGCCCGCCAACAAACCGAACCGCAACACTTGCTGATGGTGTTTGCCAAGGCCGTGCTGCATGACGACCACCAGCCGCAGGAGGCCGAGCGCTTTGCCCGCGGCGAAGGCGGCATCCTGCTGCCCAGCATGTGCCTGGACCGCGCCGCCGACGCACTGGTGGACTTTGCCAGCCTGCAAGCCGAATCCGCCCGCATGGGCGAGCCGTGGCAAATCATGTTTGTCGCCTGTCTGGATGGCAGCGCCGGTGGCCCGCCCGCAGCAGCCGCTATCGAAGCGGCGCTCAAGCGCATGATCCAGACCATCCAGACCGGAGGCGATGTGTCGCGTTATCTGGCTTTCGATCGCAACGGTGATAGCGTGCGCTTTCATTAA
- a CDS encoding FMN-binding glutamate synthase family protein encodes MNLSLLSRYAFFVACILFSLIGLVLHQIEWLWPFTLAASALSLLGVLDLTQTRHAVRRNYPVLGNIRYLVEAIRPEIRQYLLEADGEQLPFSRDQRSLVYARAKNTQADKPFGTLLDVYGSGFEFISHSIRPAPRSDPAGFRVQIGGPQCAQPYSASVFNISAMSFGALSANAIRALNQGASRGGFYHDTGEGSISPYHLEHGGDLVWELGSGYFGCRDEQGHFDPERFARQAQNPQVKMIEIKLSQGAKPGHGGILPKHKVTPEIAATRGVPLGQDCVSPSSHSAFSTPLEMMAFIARLRELSGGKPVGFKFCLGHPWEFMAIAKAMLESGILPDFIVVDGKEGGTGAAPLEFTDHIGVPLREGLLFVHNTLVGLNLRDKIKLGASGKIISAFDIASVLAIGADWANSARGFMFAVGCIQSQSCHTNRCPTGVATQDPLRQRALVVPDKAERVYHFHRNTLHALSEMLAAAGLTHPEQLEAHHLVRRVSDTEIRLFSQLHVFLQPGELLGSDIKAEFYGRMWRMAQAGSFAPATHHA; translated from the coding sequence ATGAACCTGTCCCTGCTCAGCCGCTATGCCTTTTTTGTCGCCTGCATTCTGTTCAGCCTGATCGGCCTGGTATTGCACCAGATCGAATGGCTGTGGCCCTTCACCCTTGCCGCCAGCGCGCTTAGCCTGCTGGGGGTGCTGGACCTCACGCAAACCCGCCACGCCGTACGGCGCAACTACCCGGTGCTGGGCAATATCCGCTATCTGGTGGAAGCCATCCGCCCGGAAATCCGCCAATACCTGCTGGAAGCCGATGGCGAACAACTGCCTTTCTCGCGTGACCAACGCTCGCTGGTTTACGCCCGCGCCAAGAACACCCAGGCCGACAAACCCTTCGGCACCCTGCTGGATGTGTATGGCAGCGGCTTCGAATTCATCAGTCACTCCATCCGCCCTGCCCCGCGCAGCGACCCGGCCGGCTTCAGGGTGCAGATTGGCGGCCCGCAATGCGCGCAGCCCTACTCCGCCTCGGTCTTCAATATTTCGGCGATGAGCTTTGGTGCGCTCAGCGCCAATGCCATCCGCGCACTCAATCAGGGCGCCAGCCGGGGCGGTTTCTACCACGATACCGGCGAAGGCAGCATCAGCCCCTATCACCTGGAACACGGCGGCGACCTGGTATGGGAGCTGGGCAGCGGCTACTTTGGCTGCCGCGACGAGCAAGGTCATTTCGACCCGGAGCGCTTTGCCCGACAGGCACAAAACCCGCAGGTGAAGATGATTGAAATCAAACTCAGCCAGGGAGCCAAGCCCGGCCACGGCGGCATTCTGCCCAAGCACAAGGTGACGCCGGAAATTGCCGCCACCCGTGGCGTGCCGCTGGGGCAGGATTGTGTATCGCCCTCCAGCCACAGCGCGTTTTCCACCCCGCTGGAGATGATGGCCTTCATTGCCCGATTGCGTGAGCTGTCCGGCGGCAAGCCGGTGGGCTTCAAGTTTTGCCTGGGCCATCCATGGGAATTCATGGCCATTGCCAAGGCCATGCTGGAAAGCGGCATCCTGCCGGATTTCATCGTGGTGGACGGCAAGGAAGGCGGCACCGGCGCGGCACCGCTGGAGTTTACCGACCATATCGGCGTGCCGCTGCGCGAGGGCCTGCTGTTCGTACACAACACCCTGGTGGGGCTGAATCTGCGCGACAAGATCAAGCTGGGTGCCAGCGGCAAGATCATCAGCGCCTTCGACATTGCCAGCGTGCTGGCCATCGGGGCGGACTGGGCCAATTCCGCCCGTGGCTTCATGTTTGCCGTGGGCTGCATCCAGAGCCAGAGCTGCCACACCAACCGCTGCCCCACCGGCGTGGCCACACAGGACCCGCTGCGCCAGCGCGCTCTGGTAGTACCGGACAAGGCAGAGCGGGTGTATCACTTCCACCGCAATACCCTGCATGCGCTGTCCGAGATGCTGGCCGCCGCCGGCCTCACCCATCCGGAACAACTGGAAGCCCACCATCTGGTACGCAGGGTAAGCGATACCGAAATCCGCCTGTTCTCGCAGCTGCATGTGTTTTTGCAGCCGGGCGAACTGCTGGGCAGTGACATCAAGGCCGAGTTCTATGGCCGCATGTGGCGTATGGCGCAAGCGGGCAGCTTTGCGCCGGCCACGCACCATGCGTGA
- a CDS encoding IS3 family transposase (programmed frameshift), whose amino-acid sequence MSKPRFPEAFKIEAVKQVTERGYPVAEVASRLGVSAHSLYQWLKRFDPKRAQPAEPADQQAEIRRLKAELKRVTEERDIPKKGRRILCQGVRVRYAFIRAHAQQFPIRRLCRVMSVHPSGYYAWKASPYSPRAREDQRLLGYIKQAWLESGGVYGYRKVHDDMQAQGERCGKHRVARLMKQEGLRSQTGYHRRPGHYRGRPAVVAPNHLQRQFTVNEPNKAWVTDITYIRTHEGWLYLAVVLDLFSRQVIGWSMQSRIDRELVLNALLMAVWRRQPKQEVLVHSDQGSQFSSYDWQDFLKAHRLVPSMSRRGNCHDNAVAESFFQLLKRERIKRKTYHDREEARRDIFDYIEMFYNPKRRHGSANGLSPVEFEKQYFQRLKSV is encoded by the exons ATGAGCAAGCCGCGTTTCCCCGAAGCGTTCAAGATTGAAGCAGTCAAACAGGTAACCGAGCGTGGTTACCCAGTGGCCGAAGTCGCCAGCCGTCTCGGCGTATCTGCCCACAGCCTGTATCAATGGCTGAAACGCTTCGACCCCAAGCGCGCCCAACCGGCCGAACCCGCAGACCAGCAAGCCGAAATCCGACGTCTCAAGGCAGAGCTCAAACGGGTCACCGAGGAGCGCGACATCC CTAAAAAAGGCCGCCGCATACTTTGCCAAGGAGTCCGGGTAAGGTATGCCTTCATCCGGGCCCATGCGCAGCAGTTCCCTATTCGACGGCTGTGTCGTGTTATGTCGGTGCATCCCAGTGGCTACTACGCCTGGAAAGCGTCACCGTACTCACCGCGAGCTCGAGAAGACCAGCGCTTGCTGGGGTATATCAAGCAGGCATGGCTCGAAAGTGGCGGTGTCTATGGCTATCGCAAGGTGCATGACGACATGCAGGCTCAGGGTGAGCGCTGCGGCAAACATCGTGTGGCACGGCTGATGAAGCAGGAAGGCTTACGTTCGCAGACGGGTTACCACCGGCGTCCTGGGCATTACCGTGGCCGCCCGGCAGTGGTGGCACCTAACCACCTGCAACGCCAGTTCACCGTGAATGAACCGAATAAAGCTTGGGTGACCGACATCACTTATATCCGCACGCATGAGGGGTGGTTGTACCTGGCGGTGGTGCTGGACCTGTTCTCGCGGCAGGTGATTGGCTGGTCGATGCAGTCACGTATCGATAGAGAGCTGGTGCTGAATGCCCTGTTGATGGCGGTATGGCGACGTCAGCCCAAGCAGGAGGTACTGGTGCATTCCGACCAAGGAAGTCAGTTCAGTAGCTACGATTGGCAGGACTTCTTGAAAGCTCATCGCTTGGTGCCCAGCATGAGTCGGCGTGGGAACTGCCACGACAATGCCGTGGCAGAGAGTTTCTTCCAGTTGCTGAAGCGGGAGCGCATCAAGCGCAAAACCTATCACGACAGGGAGGAGGCCCGGCGGGATATCTTCGATTACATCGAAATGTTCTACAACCCGAAACGCCGGCATGGTTCCGCAAACGGGCTATCGCCGGTAGAGTTTGAGAAGCAATATTTCCAACGGCTCAAGAGTGTCTAG
- a CDS encoding histone deacetylase family protein gives MLTIYSDDHHLHHGNAELIDGTLKPCFEMPSRADMVLQRVRQTGLGDIIAPTEHGLEPLLRVHDAGYVRFLEQAWSLWQAEGRNHDALPLVWPVRGLRTDRIPQDIDGLMGYYSFDAGVPITAGTWQAIRSSANVALTGLDTMLATGHSTFALCRPPGHHAAADYMGGYCYLNNAAIAAQAMLDRGAKRVAILDVDYHHGNGTQSIFYQRSDVQFLSLHGDPTVEYPFFLGHADETGEGAGLGFNHNYPLAHGTDWSHYGPALADACSKIAAYAPDALVVSLGVDTFEQDPISRFLLKNADYLRMGEAIGGLGLPTLFVMEGGYAVEDIGVNAVNVLSGFESVA, from the coding sequence ATGCTGACGATTTACAGTGACGACCACCACCTGCACCACGGCAATGCCGAGCTGATCGACGGCACTCTCAAACCCTGCTTTGAAATGCCCAGCCGCGCCGACATGGTGTTGCAGCGGGTACGGCAAACCGGGCTGGGCGACATCATCGCCCCCACCGAACACGGGCTGGAGCCGCTGTTGCGCGTGCATGACGCCGGCTATGTGCGTTTTCTGGAGCAGGCCTGGAGCTTGTGGCAGGCCGAGGGCCGCAACCACGACGCGCTACCGCTGGTATGGCCGGTGCGCGGCCTGCGCACCGACCGCATTCCGCAGGACATCGACGGCCTGATGGGCTATTACTCCTTCGATGCCGGGGTGCCGATCACCGCCGGCACCTGGCAGGCCATCCGTTCCTCGGCCAATGTGGCGTTGACCGGGCTGGATACCATGCTGGCCACCGGGCACAGTACCTTTGCGCTGTGCCGTCCGCCCGGCCACCATGCCGCGGCGGATTACATGGGCGGCTATTGCTACCTCAACAACGCCGCCATCGCCGCCCAGGCCATGCTGGACCGTGGCGCCAAACGGGTGGCGATTCTGGATGTGGATTACCACCACGGTAACGGCACGCAGAGCATTTTCTATCAGCGCAGTGACGTGCAGTTTTTGTCCCTGCATGGTGACCCGACGGTGGAATACCCCTTCTTCCTGGGCCATGCCGACGAGACCGGGGAGGGTGCCGGGCTGGGCTTCAATCACAACTACCCGCTGGCCCATGGCACGGACTGGTCGCACTACGGCCCGGCCCTGGCCGATGCCTGCAGCAAGATTGCCGCCTACGCACCGGACGCACTGGTGGTGTCGCTGGGGGTGGATACCTTCGAGCAGGACCCGATCTCCCGCTTCCTTCTGAAAAATGCCGACTACCTGCGCATGGGCGAGGCCATTGGCGGACTGGGCCTGCCCACGCTGTTCGTGATGGAAGGCGGCTACGCGGTGGAGGACATCGGCGTGAATGCGGTGAATGTGTTGTCCGGTTTTGAGAGCGTGGCGTAG